The nucleotide window ATCTTGATGAATGGTTCTTCGAGGTCCCAGATTCCGATGACTCGTCCGTCGAGTAGAATGGTTGATGTGGCGTTGCCGGAGCGGTCGAAAACGAAATTGTGGTGTTCAGGGTTGAGGTAGCGCTCTCGGTCTTTGTATCCCATCAGGTAGGGATCAAGGCTGGGCAGAATGCTTACCACAGGGTTTCTGGGCGGCTTGCTTGAAAGCAATGAGGATTTGTCTGAAGAGGCTACTAGGAAGTCTTATTTCAGGCCAGCGACTTCAATGTGAGTCATCCTGTTTTTCATGTCACTGATCATTTGTGTGACTTGGCGTTTTGGGAATCCTGTCCACCAGCAAACATCGTTCTCCGTGGCTGGCCCGAAGGAGGCTATGTATTGTTTCACGATGTGTTCTCGTGCTTTTTCTTCGTTGTCTGCTTTCAGGTTTATGTCTGGGAAGTGTTCGTTGAACAAGTAGTACGTGTGGAGGTTGCTTTTCCATCCTTTTTCTGGAGGCCCGCGGATCAATAGGAATTGGTCGCACATGAGGTTCAAGATTGGCGAGAGGTTGAGGGTCGTGTCTAGTTCGTTTCTTAGTTGTTTTGTGGTCATTTTTCTGCCTTTGAGGGTTTCTATGACTTTCTTTGAGGTCTCTTCATATTGCTGTTGGGTGATTCCCAAGTATCTGCAGTATTGTGTGGATGTAAGTTGGAGTGTTTTGATGGTTGCAGCGTATGCAGTTGGAATCATGTCTTTTGAGAGGATGTGTACTGTTTGCCTCACAAAGCGAATCTTGCCTAGTCTTCTCCTAGAATAGAGTTCGTGGTCCAAGGTTCGTTGTTGGAAGTTTCTCGTTCGTGCAAACAATGAGAGGTAGGGCGTTGTGGGGCTGGTAGCGTGCAGACCGATTAGGTCTTTGACGATTTGGACAACGTCGTTTGTCTTGGCTCGGTCGGTCAGATGCTGCTTGGACAGCACGTAAGTGTTCAATTGGCGTAGGCTCAGTTTGCTCAGCATGTTCTCACTTGTTGGCGCTTGTTGTGTTGTCGAATCTGGCTTAATATGCTGTGTAGCACGACCTAATTTCCATTTTGGGCGGGAGGTACTGGCTTAGCTTCTTAACACTTGCATGAGCAAGTTGGAACCAAGTATCCACGCTTTGAGAAGTCTTATTTTTTCTGAACTCTATTCTAGGATGTGGAGGGGTGATGTGATAATTGAAGGAATGGAAATGCGTAGCTGTTGGACATCATGAAAACGTGGGCAAAGTGATTGAAGAATGGGAAAAGCAAGGCTGGCGGCTGCACACCTATCAAGCAGCCGGCATGGGCGGAGCAATCCACTACACCGTGAATCACTACCTACTATTCGAAAGAGATCATTAAAAACGCAGTCATCTATGATATTCTTTCTTGCTTCGCTCGATGGCTAGTCGTGTGGTTTCAAGGTATCACTTGTGCATTTGTGATTATTCAATCAGTTTCAGCAGGTCTTCTAAGATGTAATTCATGAGTTCCTCTGTCGAGCTTTTGCTGAACGATGTGATCACGGTGTTTCTTGTGATTCCGACCACTATGCCTTGTTTTTGAGCTTCGAAGACTGCGTACCAGATTTGTCCATGTTTCATGTAGTCCCGGTAAAGTGTCGTGTCAGCTATGCTAGGTCCGGCTAAGCAGAGCTTTTCCACGCCTGGTATGTCAACTTGGTCGAACCATATGAGTTTTGTCGCCTGTGGACTGGACTCATGGAGGTTTTGCAGGGTCTCGTGTGAAATTCTTGTTTCAACGATTGCGTGTGGTGTTATGAAGAGAGCTTTGCTGAGTCTATTGGCTACAGAGTTTGTTAGCAGCTTCTTCACGCCGCGCGCAACTGATGGCCCCTGCACAATAAGGAAAAGCCTTTGCCGAAATGGTTTAACCCAAAACGGTGCTTCCTCGGTCATTGGCGTCTCAACGAGTTCGCGTCTGTACAAGCGTTGACGAATGAAATCCTTGCTGAAAACGCCTGACAAGGCGTCTCCGTTTCTTTTAAGGTCTAGGATTTCCGTGACAAGTGTGATCTTTTCTTTTTCCTTGGTTGTGTAAAGCTCTTCTTCACGGAAGCGTTTAAGTTTGCCAGCTATGAGTTCGATGTCGGCTTCCTCTTTGATCTCAAAGACTTTGGCGGGCAGAACCATACAAGCTGTTCTTGCTGCTCAGTTCTTATGGCTTGCGCAAGAAGTCCCTAGTCGATCTTCAGCAAGGGGAGTCCCATTTTGACGGGGGCGGGATTTGAACTCGCGGCCATATTTCAACAAAGCGCCTGCTAACAGAACGTTGAAAAAGGGTCAACTGAAAGCTACTCTGAGCGTGAGTTGACGGGTCATTTTTTGACAACTCTCTGAGTTCTTCTCTTTTCCTCACGACTATAGCTAAAGGCAGTATGTTTAACGGTAGTTATGTGAAATACCATGACGAATGCAAGGAGGAGTGACATGAAAGTTAGATGGGAGATACGTCACCATATTGAGCCTGGGGATATAGGTTATGTCACTTATCTTCATGGTATCTTGTATGCAAGAGAGTGTGCCTACGACCAAACATTCGAGGCGTATGTTGCAGTCGGGCTGGCAGAATTTGTTCAATCGTTTAGTCCTGACAAAGATCGAATTTGGCTGGCAGCGACAAACGGTCGGATTATTGGTTCCATCGCCATTGTTGGGCATTCAAAGACAACTGCTCAACTTCGCTGGTTCCTAGTTCATCCCGACTATCGAGGGCTTGGAATCGGAAAAGAGCTCCTAGAAGACGCGATTCAATTCTGCAAGGAGCGGAAGTACAAAACCATATTCCTCTGGACGACAAGCGAACTGAAAGAAGCGGGTCATCTCTACGCGTGTTTTGGCTTCAAGAAAACCGAAGAGAAAACGCGCAAGATTTGGGGAAAGAGAGTAACCGAAGAAAGATACGAGCTGCACCTGTGAAGCGATTTGTCGAAAATGAGCAAATGTGTGCCTTTCTAATCCTGTTATGGATCTATACATTCTTACGAAGATAGTGCGTAGGCAAATGCCGCTTTTCCGATGCTCATCTAGCATTCGCAACTCTGAGAAAGGCAGATGCTAAAGCAGAGAGCAGTAATACAGCGGTTATTGCAGGAAATGAGCCTTGGTATCCTAGGTTTGTTGCAATCAACATCCCAGTGATGAGAGGTCCTACTGTCTGCCCAACATCCATTGTCATGCCGAGAAAACCCATTGCTGTTCCGGTGAGGTTACTAGGAGAAAGTTCGCTGATTAAGGCGGGGGTGGACGAGGTTACCATTGCAAAGCCAAGCCCATATGTTATGGACAGAAGCAGCAGAGTTATGCTCTGGGTTGAGAAGGGAATTATGAGCAACGGCAGTCCACTCACTGTGGAACCAACAATTATTGGGGTTCGCCTTCCAGTCTTGTCTGAAACCCATCCCATGAACGGTTTAGCGAGGATAACAGCGATTATTTGACTTCCCATTATGATGCCGATTTGAAATGCATCTAGATGAACAAGATCCTTTAGATAGCCCACTAGGAAGTATTCCACCGCGCCAAAGGCATAGTATTGACTTGCTTGGATGAAACTAACCGCTAGGATGCTTGGGTTTCCTGCGACAGTCCTCCATCCAAACAGCATTTTTCCAACAGTTTTCTCTGAACTGCTGGGTTGAAAATCAGGGTTTTTCATATCAGTCACAAGGAAGAGAGTTGTCATGAAAGCGGTTACGCCAGCTATTCCCACAGCCAAATAGAGAGTGTTATAACTATAGTCTGTCGCGAAGAGGATGTAACCACCCAGAAAAGGCGCGGCTGCTCGCCCAAGGTTTGTTGCTGAAGAGAATAAGGATATGCGTTCCCCACGTTTGGCTGGAAATAGCTCAGCTACTGAGGCTTCAGTTACAGGGACAAAGATTGCTGTGGCAAAACCGTGGTAGAATCGAACCAGTACGAGTTGCCACCACACTGATATGAGAAGATAAAGGAATGGGGCAGAGGCAAAGACAACTGCCGATGCCAATAAGACCTTTTTTCTGCCGAAAAAGTCTGAAAGGGAAGCAGCGGGTAAGCTGACTAATATTCCTGGGATTGTTGAGGCGGAGGCAACGAAACCCGTCCAGAAACCTTCAGGGGTTTCAAGCTTGGCTGCGAATGGTTTCAATACTGGATTCTTAGCCATCGTTGAACTCAGAATCGCGAATATTCCAGCTATGCAGAGTGTTAGGAGTATGCTGGTTCTCGCATCTTTTGCACTTAGCATCAGGAATCAACTTTGTGT belongs to Candidatus Bathyarchaeia archaeon and includes:
- a CDS encoding GNAT family N-acetyltransferase — its product is MKVRWEIRHHIEPGDIGYVTYLHGILYARECAYDQTFEAYVAVGLAEFVQSFSPDKDRIWLAATNGRIIGSIAIVGHSKTTAQLRWFLVHPDYRGLGIGKELLEDAIQFCKERKYKTIFLWTTSELKEAGHLYACFGFKKTEEKTRKIWGKRVTEERYELHL
- a CDS encoding MFS transporter, which translates into the protein MLSAKDARTSILLTLCIAGIFAILSSTMAKNPVLKPFAAKLETPEGFWTGFVASASTIPGILVSLPAASLSDFFGRKKVLLASAVVFASAPFLYLLISVWWQLVLVRFYHGFATAIFVPVTEASVAELFPAKRGERISLFSSATNLGRAAAPFLGGYILFATDYSYNTLYLAVGIAGVTAFMTTLFLVTDMKNPDFQPSSSEKTVGKMLFGWRTVAGNPSILAVSFIQASQYYAFGAVEYFLVGYLKDLVHLDAFQIGIIMGSQIIAVILAKPFMGWVSDKTGRRTPIIVGSTVSGLPLLIIPFSTQSITLLLLSITYGLGFAMVTSSTPALISELSPSNLTGTAMGFLGMTMDVGQTVGPLITGMLIATNLGYQGSFPAITAVLLLSALASAFLRVANAR